The window ATATcgtatttattataaattcgATTGTTATCGTCCTTTGGTCTATACGTGAGAAAGCTAAGACTATTTGTTATGACCGATATGAATCAACTCGTTATTATGGATATTATATCCTGTTACTACTGGATTTCGTTTCATCTGTGTTACCTCTGCTGCTGAAAATTCATATCCACGATCCTAACTTCTTTCAATCAAGTGGATTCTTTAAGATAATGAGACTATGGCGTTTGTATAATGTTCATACGGGTTTTGAcaggtattttttattttgaattttattttataatatttcagCAACTAatctcaatcattttttttaggatGGAAAAGAACAAGAAGTATAATTATTTCTACGTCCGACTGTCTAAATTGCTATTCGTAAGTGCATTTGATTcaataaacttttatttcaattttattattattttaaatatatctatgTTTCATTTGTAGGTAACACTTCTAACGGTCCATTTAGAATCATGCATTTATTTCCGTCTTGCAGCCCATTACATGGATCCATCTAAAACATGGATCGGAGCCATAGATAGGAACTTTCAAGAAAAAAGTTTGGTTAGAAAATACATCATTTCGGTGTATTTGTCTATCACAACAATTACAACGGTTGGATACGGGGATTTGCATGCTATAAACCAGTGGAAAATGCTATTAGGCAGTTTATACATGCTTATTAACATGATCTTAACTGTGTATATACTCGGTAATTTAAGCAATATCTTCGTTCATAATGAACAAGACGTTGAATACTTTGTAAGTATTACTGTTTTTTTGTACACtgcattaaattttttattctaactgttttcttatttataacaGAGACATATTGTAATGGGTTCGTCTGATTTGGCACGTAATAACAAGTTGTCCAAATCTCTACATGATAGGATAATGAGGCAGGTATGGCACAACTTTAAAAATGGTGCTGTTGATGAACAAACGAAAAATCAGCTTCCAAAATCCATTAGATCCAGCCTTTCAGTCtttctttataataatctaTTCCGGGAAGTCTATTTATTTGAAGGAGTATCTGACAACCTCGTCTCACAATTGGTAAGAACATATTAAATACTTTGAGATTTTTATGGTGATTTTgtctaattaactaattatatgtttttttattatcataaatcaGGTTTGTAAGATGAAAATGGAATTTTTTCCAGCAAACGAATATGTGATAAATCACTACGATTCAtcgtatatgtatgttttgattGATGGAGGGATGGTAAGTATGAAAATTaataactcaattttattattcatattttctaactaaattataattgtaatttttcAGGATCTTTTTGACATTAAAGACAATCTGGAGAAAAATTTAGGGGCCGGTAAAATTTGTGGTGAGATCAATATGGTATGTTCGGGATTGCATTACATAGCTGCTAAGACAACGGAGTCCACCAAATTATTGCGAATACACAGGTCCAAATTTTTCGACATAATTAAAGCTAATATCGATGATGGCCCAATAATACTTAACAATCTGATCAAGGTTagtttcataaattatattataatttatattgtttttggcGAGCTACTAacatatgtatttatttattttttgtttgtatcAGCATTTAAGAGGAACAAATGTGGCAGCATCAAACAAAATTGAAGAAAAGTTAGACTGCGGACGTTTGGAGTTGCCTCTTCCGGTCTACTTTGCTGCCGAAAGAGGATGTGTGcctttagtttataaattacttCGAGAAAATGGTGATCCAGATCATGTAGATTCTAATGGTAGAACAGCTTTGGtaagtttttgattttattaaacttattattgaTAAATGTTTTAAGTAATAACTAAcctaaatatgtttgatttttattaacaGCATTTTGCAGCCGCCAAGGCAAATGTTATTATGgtaaagattttgttaaaatacAATGCTTATCCTAACTTTAGAGGTACCAATTataccaatttttttattattaatgtttgtttttaaattttatgaattatatagttttttcaaaaaactgtTATAGATGTTGATGGTATAGTTCCGCTTTGGAATGCATTGAAGACAGCTTCTAATGAGTGTATTAAAGCACTGGAAAGAGATGGTGGAGATTTATGCCAAGGGGATATGGCTCGTTTCGTTTTTGATGCGGTTCAAAGGAAGGATGGAGAGACGATGCTAAGTAAAGTTGTATATTATGGTGGAGATCTAACACTCCGTGACGAAAGTGGAGACACGCCTCTTCACGTTGCTATTAGAAAAAGAAATTGCAGCgttgttaattatttaatgaatcaAGGGGTAGATGTTCACGCTTTGGACAAACAAGGACTGAGTTGTATTAGTTTAGCTAATCAACTCAATGACATAGGCATCCTAAACATTTGTCGTGGTAAATTTGAAACATGGACTAAAGACGAGCCTAGAGCTGGAAATGAAAGCACATCGTCGCTTGCGGAACAGAGCTGATCGATTAGAGGATATGTGAAAGAGTATATTCtgttttttatgtgttttgtatgattttatttaatctgTGAGAATGAGTATGAACTTATTGAAATTGAAGAAACAAGTATTTGAATGAGTGGTATTGTATGTTTGAGTCTATGGTTATATTGAGTTCATATATGTTTGAGTCTAATATTGTTAGAATTACTGCATTATTCTAGGTTGCACATCTTTTGTCTTTAGTACTTGAAATCTGAACTCATGATCCAATTGTATCAATTCTGGTAGcttgattttgtttttcgaTTTTTTGATCTACTGACTGCTATTGCAATACCATATATAGATCACAATAGGAAGAGAACACCAATACGAAACCCGAGAAAAGAGAGATCTCACCTCGATTATAAATAGGAATTGCTTTGGGGTTAATTACCATCTTGAGTAATATTTTGTTCTTCATATTATTCCATCCAGGCAAGTCCTaactcctaatatatatatatatatatatatatatatattcttttggcCTAACCTCTTTTCAACCGTATAcataatacaattatttttattcatatatccATGTTCATTTTTTCTATTTGTATTTGTTAGTGGTAACttaagcttgtttgatgtggtcTTATCTTGAAATAATCAGATTATTTCTAGACGGCTTTCTAGAAATGAGGATTGATTACATCTGGAATGACGGCTTTCTAGAAATGAGGATTGATTGGCTTTCAGGGAAGCAACCGAAGAGGAGATAGAATTGGCTAGCTTTAGaaagaagaggaagaataaGAAGACGAAGATCAAGAGCAAGAAGAAAGAAGCTTTTATATATGCTTATATATGCTTGGGGAATTAAGACCTGGAGTGAAAcgcgagaagaagaagaaaagtgtTGCTAATGAGATCAAGGAGAAGTGCAAGGAAGAGGAAGCACGAGGAGGTAGTAGAAAGTAGCGTTTCTTTGAAAACCGAAGAACCGAGCAAtctacaaacaaaatattatttttcttatatttttcttgaattaCCCCCAtctttgtcaaaatattaattcCTTGTTTTACCCAATCTTTGTCAAAATGTGAGTAACGTTAACAAATTGAGTAAAagtaactaaaatatatattttataactttattgatacttaataaataattcaaggaactaatacatttattatatatataaaaaatctcacatcaatttaatttttttttcttaactttTCTTAAGCCTAAACTTAGCCATCCATCCAAAAATCTGAAATATCACAAGTCTTTTTTGTATtgtcttttaattaaaatgatcgAATTCTTACCTTTAAAGAAAACCTAACAGACGAGCTTATGAAGTAGTTTAAACTTGTTTTAAAGTTTGAAGATGATTAGCCGACATATTACAATTAGATAACAATTGAAGATATGCATTTGTCttgttaaaataagataatgaaCTAACGAAGATCACATACTAATTTCTGTAAtgaaaaagataatataaatttctttttgatcaataagaaattaaaaaaattgtaaacatGTAGATCAAgtgtaaaaaataaacattaatacaTGTTAAAGTGGTAAATATAAccatatattaaaattagaattttgataGAATAAAAATTTAGGAGATttcaaaattggaaaaaaagaaagaagttaAATTTGATgtcttaaatttgatatttatttaataaatttattaaaacaatatttatttgatataaaatatatatatatatatatatattatattttatcgtgatactcattttttttcaaaatataaatttgtaatctaaatatgatataataataataactaaatatttaaagtaaaattggaaaaaataataattcaataaattagtttaaatgttAAAAGACCAATAAGTCACAATTTTCActaaaaattctttaatttgAGATGATGTCATTTtcactttttatattaaaaataaaatcatttataggTAATACCTCTTTATTGAATATAAGTATAATCTCTCTAAGTAAACATAATTTACATTTCTTTTTGTTAGCTTACAAAATATCTTTCCTCTTTACATAAACCACTATCAAAATTAGATATTGCAAAAATAggttttttcatttattattatttttttcatgtttgTCCTAAAGTCATGTTAGTTTCTCTTCTATGTTTAGTCttgtcaattaattttattgatttgtcTTTTATTTGTGGTCTCCTTGTTCTTATGCATGTTCGACTCAACATCTACATCAACACTATACAAGATCcactattattaaatattttttgcgTTATTGATTAGATTcataagggcttgtttgaggtttgataaaaacaagaaaaaaaattggtttttaaaattttaagaccGATTTATCCTTGGGTTGAGAGGATATATTGAATGTGTGAGAATTGTGGATTAGAGAGAAAAAGGATAAGGTGCCTTAAAGAGAGAAGGTAGTTTAGatatttaaatggataaaattgatgaataaattgttgataAAATGATTAGGTTtagaataaaaattgaatttttatccCAATAACCAAACATCAATCATGCCCTCCATAAAAGTTGTAGATTTGTCTAAGCATATCTAATATGCTTAGAATATCaatgaagaaaatataatatttctagGTATATCCtattcgtttatataatattccttatttatcattaaaatataatatatcatatatcatatatcatatatGGTATATGGTATATATGTACCATACTCTGGATACTTACTTACATAATGCGATCTCCATTCCCTAAGTTAATAATAGCAACTTCTAGGGACTAATTCTGATGACCATTACCATCTACTATTAGATTAATTCTTAATGCATATGCGGTCCTCATATGCTCTTTTTTCTTTACTAGTGATAAcatatttcttttttgaatttcTCTTTTGATCTTGTTTGCAATTGTTCATTTTATTCTAGATTTAATATTCTGCACTTAGATTTAACAAAGTATGAGAGTCGAAATGCAATCAAGACTAAAAGGAAAATAACTTATTCGGCTTCAAGGACTTGCTCAACGAATCAAGAGAAGTCTGTAAACCTAACTTTAACAACGAAGGTGAATAATCAAATGAATCGactcaaaaacatcaaaaaatGATCAATTCAAAAAGAGGCTCAAAGGGTAACAACTTATTAGACTTTAACGATTCACTCGAcatattataaaagtttataaacATAACTTTAACAATGAAGataaatcatcaaacaatttaATTCAAGAGCATCGAAGAACGATAATCAATAAATTATGGATGATTACAAGAGGTTCAAAAAATGATTACAAAGAGTaaatttagaagaaaataaaaagttagGGAAGTAACCAAGTATATCTtctatgattaatattttttattttctttctagtATAAGCACAAATATTTCTAATCAAAAACAATACAACGAGgttagtaataaaaaataaattatttatttaacctttgTTTTATACAGGTTGATTatactatatttataataatctttCTTTTCAAGAAAATCAAGATTTGTTAGTAATTATACTAgatttacattaatattttttttaaaaaaattatgatttgtgttattatcgttaaaaattaatttatcttcgatattaatataataaaaaaaatgataatgacacattaaacaaattcaaaacaagatttttaattaaaaactatagtaaaaaatatgaaattaattttaatcaatattttgtgtatgtttACAAAAATGTTATTGTTAggataattattgttttaacaacttcaaaaatattgttttttacaCAAAATCgacatcaataatatatttcttcatTCAATTATTGAGAAAGacatatacataaaatatatatatatatatatacataaaatatatatatatatatatatatatatatatatataattttagatgtGATTCTAAAAtcaaaagtttataaattaagcAATAATTTATATAGACTTAAACAAGGTGTAAGAAAGTgagatgttaaaatattatagaatTGGAATAAAATTGgctttaaaaaaacaaatctgaatgttattattatttagatattaGAGATCAAACTATTAATGTCTTacttatttatgtatataatattgagcattgattcaatatttaaaaaaaatattgattctaaatcaaaatcaaaacctaagaattgtaaaattatttattgctCTCAAAGTTTAAGAGGATGTCTATAATATTCattcaatcaaaaataaaatattattataaataattataaaatctattgattctaaatcaaaattaaatacctggaattataaaataattatgggtttcgaaattaaaattgatattttaggCACCACATTTTACActctatttatatttaaaatttagactttgttttaataaaataaaaatatcataaataaatttaatattttgtctttaatttattttacaaaaataaatggaaAATTTATCCAAGCGCAATAAGGCACAAGATCCCAAAATCAAGAAATCAAACAGGCTAGGTGCAACACTGCGCAAGCAAAGCACCATCTTCTTCGACATTTGCTTCTCTCTCTTCCGACGACTTCCTTTCCTTTCCTAATCTGCATAACCCTATTTCAGAAAGAAAACAAGGCTTTTGATTTGCAGGATCAAATTGCCTCAGACAAAAAGCCAGACGACCCTTCTTAATTAAGCCGCGAGGATCACGAGGCTCTTCAACTGGACAGCTGCATGCAGCAAAGAGGACAAATGGGCCGGGGACGATGATGCGGGTGCAACATTGTTCAGTGAAAATGTTAGACagactttcaattaattaatggcattatcttaaattaataatagttgTGATAATAAAATACAATGAAATGATGTGTTTTCTAAACAACACGCTTTTCTAGGAGGTGTTAGTGGTTCGgttggttatttgaaaatttaataaacttaaacCACTTGATAAATGGAGTTTATCTATAAATTaagtacaaataaatatttttacaaaagaaaGGTTGAAAAACTGAATGAAAAAAAGATTATACCTGCaaagtattttcaaaatatacttttaaattCCAATATAAAACctactagttttttttaaatatcgtagttttaaataaatttctttatcacaccaacattatattaaaatatttttattttatttttattaatattaaattttaaatacaacaaagtattttaataattaaattaattaataactcaaaaaaacttataattttattgtattttatttatcaaatataatttttttttgaataaaaccaaaaaaagctCAACTAAccaaatcaataaattataaaatcgtTTCTATAAGAAAAAATTGGAAAGTCTCTAactagataaattagataaaaagtttaaatgatatataactcaataaaaataaatattatactaaaattttgaatatcatATCATCCATTAAAAATGGAAATCTAATCAATACGTGATAGTAGTCTTCTTCTAAGTAATCCATTTCATTCCTGTAAAGTTTTTAAAActataacacaaaataatattaattaagatgTTAATCAAATTGGAGAGAATccaataatgaaatttaaaagaTGGTTTAGAAAGCTTCaaagaaaatgatcaaaacctGAAAAGTCCTGATTTTTACTATCAATCCAAGTATAATGAATAGTGTTTgatacacacaaaaaaaaaaagagttgtaATCTCCTTTTCACCATTCAGAAACAAATTAAtgctcattattttttaaacctgATTCTATTTATTgctttactttttaaattattaaataaggaTTTAGGTTGTAGGGAAAAGAGACAAGAGGTAGCTAGATTTTAACTAGTTatcaattaaactaattaaatatatttaatattaaaaaaatattatattaattcaaccaataataaatctaaatattatataatagatatttatataattatgaataggTGTCAtacataatctaaaataaagtatataaaattgaaaatggaaaaaagagagatatctttaatttatttattgggaataaaaatatttatctaacaaagttaattaataaattgtttctTTATGTTCTCTTTGTTCCGTAgaccattttaaattttgatatgtaCAGGTGGTGCCGAATCTAACATGTGAATAATGTGACATGACTAAggttaatcaattttttttcttaatccatttgaataaatttgagaaaaatgataaaatagtataaaataggAAATGACCcaaatttcatataatatatttcccttcaaataattaaaacaaacaaaactttttgatagattatttaaaatcaaattagaaaCAAATTATGTCCAATGAGTGATCGACACGCTGactctcttattttttttgtgaGGTGAAGGCAGAGAGACACTCATAAATGAGTCCTGATTCCTGACACAACCTGTCACTGATCATATATGCTGGAATTAATCTTGATCGTTCATTTTATTgctttgttattttttttcttttacttttctaGCCTCTAGGTCAGAGTAATAAATGTTTAATCAgtgaagttatttaaataatttaatataaaaaatatatttttttcatttattatattattttaatttttattaattaaaatattaaaatattttttattttattattatataatacggttatgttttaattaaaaaaatctctacctatttcaaattatcatcaaatattaattttttttaataatcagaTTATTGAGGTATTCGATTATTTTACTCAAAATCTTTAAGTATAatctatcatttatttttaattaatcatataaaatattaaattactctttatttaaatattttataattttattcaaaaggatatgaatgaaaatatttatcaaaGATAAGGGtatttagataatttaattataaaaaaacattttattttcaaatactgttttttattattttaatttaattcattctaaaagtttttaaataattaatttatttactaaataaaaattatttttaataaaaatatctataaaataacacCAAACAAGCTCGGAGCGGTTCATAAGTCATTAGAT is drawn from Impatiens glandulifera chromosome 3, dImpGla2.1, whole genome shotgun sequence and contains these coding sequences:
- the LOC124929850 gene encoding potassium channel AKT1-like, translated to MEDEKLRTILHTEDEMKKKGTNVNEDDEEMITSEMEDNNDDDEKMFTEKSKSIIPTNDQIEKEKIESFNPTNEIEEEEEEEKNESVIQIHTDSNNNGDDDPTEDVINQNISTLLNKFLCCFGFNFIFPLSNNSNLLNNTHSRWFKFFWKTFITILVMYTAIIETFQLGFMDKPKGFFLLVDRLGDIVTLLTVHLESCIYFRLAAHYMDPSKTWIGAIDRNFQEKSLVRKYIISVYLSITTITTVGYGDLHAINQWKMLLGSLYMLINMILTVYILGNLSNIFVHNEQDVEYFRHIVMGSSDLARNNKLSKSLHDRIMRQVWHNFKNGAVDEQTKNQLPKSIRSSLSVFLYNNLFREVYLFEGVSDNLVSQLVCKMKMEFFPANEYVINHYDSSYMYVLIDGGMDLFDIKDNLEKNLGAGKICGEINMVCSGLHYIAAKTTESTKLLRIHRSKFFDIIKANIDDGPIILNNLIKHLRGTNVAASNKIEEKLDCGRLELPLPVYFAAERGCVPLVYKLLRENGDPDHVDSNGRTALHFAAAKANVIMVKILLKYNAYPNFRDVDGIVPLWNALKTASNECIKALERDGGDLCQGDMARFVFDAVQRKDGETMLSKVVYYGGDLTLRDESGDTPLHVAIRKRNCSVVNYLMNQGVDVHALDKQGLSCISLANQLNDIGILNICRGKFETWTKDEPRAGNESTSSLAEQS